The proteins below come from a single Miscanthus floridulus cultivar M001 chromosome 1, ASM1932011v1, whole genome shotgun sequence genomic window:
- the LOC136459709 gene encoding secreted RxLR effector protein 161-like — MEPRPKLSKQSSAPSVDPTRYRSIVGSLRYLVNSRPDLAYSVGYISRFMEAPTTEHLAAVKRVLRYIAGTLQFGCYYQRKKEAQLVGYSDSDLVGDIDTRKSTTGVIFFLGGNVITWQSQKERAVALSSCEAEYIAVATAAYQGVCLARLLAELKGDEADAITLKINNESAIALSQNPVFHDRSKHIDVRFHYIRECVEENRVHLQSIGTLEQLADICTKALGCERFCELRSRLGVHHVQRHTRSRRRIVRYSYVL, encoded by the coding sequence ATGGAGCCTCGCCCGAAGCTTAGCAAGCAGAGTTCAGCTCCATCAGTGGATCCAACCAGGTACCGCAGCATCGTTGGCTCACTCCGGTATCTGGTGAACTCTAGGCCCGATCTCGCATACTCGGTGGGCTacatcagtcgcttcatggaggctCCCACCACTGAGCACCTAGCAGCTGTCAAGAGGGTGCTTAGGTACATAGCAGGCACCCTGCAGTTTGGTTGCTATTACCAGAGGAAGAAAGAAGCTCAGCTTGTCGGCTACAGCGACAGTGACTTGGTCGGTGACATCGACACCCGCAAAAGCACGACTGGAGTGATCTTCTTCCTCGGTGGCAATGTGATCACCTGGCAATCACAGAAGGAGCGTGCTGTGGCTCTGTCATcatgcgaggcagagtacatagCAGTAGCCACTGCAGCTTACCAAGGCGTTTGTCTTGCTCGTCTCCTAGCTGAGCTCAAGGGAGACGAAGCTGACGCCATCACACTGAAGATCAACAATGAGTCCGCTATCGCGCTTAGCCAGAATCCGGTGTTCCACGACCGAAGTAAGCACATAGATGTGAGATTTCATTATATTCGTGAATGTGTCGAGGAGAACAGGGTTCATCTTCAGTCCATTGGGACGTTGGAGCAGCTGGCGGACATTTGCACCAAGGCACTAGGGTGCGAGCGATTCTGTGAGTTGCGTTCCAGACTCGGTGTTCATCATGTACAGCGGCACACTAGGAGTAGGAGGAGAATTGTTAGATACTCCTATGTGCTATAG